Proteins encoded by one window of Microcebus murinus isolate Inina chromosome 2, M.murinus_Inina_mat1.0, whole genome shotgun sequence:
- the CTSK gene encoding cathepsin K, whose amino-acid sequence MWGLKVLLLPMVTFALYPEEILDTQWELWKKTHSKQYNSKVDEISRRLIWEKNLKYISIHNLEASLGVHTYELAMNHLGDMTSEEVVQKMTGLKVPPSHSHSNDTLYIPDWEGRVPDSVDYRKKGYVTPVKDQGVCGSCWAFSSVGALEGQLKKKTGKLLNLSPQNLVDCVSENDGCGGGYMTNAFQYVQKNRGIDSEDAYPYVGEDESCMYNPTGKAAKCRGYREIPEGNEKALKRAVARVGPVSVGIDASLASFHFYSKGVYYDESCNSDNLNHAVLAVGYGIQKGNKHWIVKNSWGEAWGIKGYVLMARNKNNACGIANLASFPKM is encoded by the exons ATGTGGGGACTCAAGGTTCTGCTGCTACCCATGGTGACCTTTGCTCTGTACCCTGAGGAGATACTGGATACCCAGTGGGAGCTATGGAAGAAGACCCACAGCAAGCAGTATAATAGCAAG GTGGATGAAATCTCTCGGCGtttaatttgggaaaaaaaccTGAAGTATATTTCTATCCATAACCTTGAGGCATCGCTTGGTGTCCATACATATGAACTGGCCATGAACCACTTGGGGGATATG ACCAGTGAAGAGGTGGTTCAGAAGATGACGGGACTCAAAGTACCCCCTTCTCATTCCCACAGTAATGACACCCTTTATATCCCAGACTGGGAAGGCAGAGTCCCAGACTCTGTTGACTATCGAAAGAAAGGATATGTTACTCCTGTCAAAGACCAG GGTGTGTGTGGTTCCTGTTGGGCTTTTAGCTCTGTGGGTGCCCTGGAGGGGCAACTCAAGAAGAAAACTGGCAAACTCTTAAATCTGAGTCCCCAGAACCTCGTGGATTGTGTGTCTGAGAATGATGGCTGTGGAGGGGGCTACATGACCAATGCCTTCCAATATGTGCAGAAGAATCGGGGCATTGACTCTGAAGATGCCTACCCATATGTGGGAGAG GATGAAAGTTGTATGTACAACCCAACAGGCAAGGCAGCTAAATGCAGAGGATATAGAGAGATTCCTGAGGGGAACGAGAAAGCCCTGAAGAGGGCAGTGGCCAGAGTGGGACCTGTCTCTGTGGGCATTGATGCAAGCCTAGCCTCCTTCCATTTTTATAGCAAAG GTGTGTATTACGATGAAAGCTGCAATAGTGATAATCTGAACCATGCAGTTTTGGCAGTGGGATATGGAATCCAGAAGGGAAACAAACACTGGATAGTTAAAAACAG CTGGGGAGAAGCCTGGGGAATCAAAGGCTACGTCCTCATGGCTCGGAATAAGAACAACGCCTGTGGCATTGCCAACCTGGCCAGCTTCCCGAAGATGTAA